Genomic window (Pyrus communis chromosome 13, drPyrComm1.1, whole genome shotgun sequence):
TTGCCCTTTATAGTTGATGACACCTAACACTTTCACCTATTCgtgctatatatatgtatgtatgtgtgtgtgtgtctatatatatatagatgtatgtatgtatgtgtgtgtgtctatatatatatatatatatgtatatactcaAACTTTCCATACGTCCAGTGATTTAAAGGAAGTGCTACTCTATGGGAGCAATTAAGGCACGCTACAAGCATGCCACAAATACGAATCGTAACaacctttgttcttgaaaataaataaaatcaaaatctgGCCTTGAATAGTAATAACAAATCAATTTcactctcctctttctccctctataTATAGAAGATATAACATCCCcccaacccaaacccaaacccaaacccaaagcACAAACAACTCCTCCTCCCCTTTTGATTTACCTCCCCCCCATAAACCCAACCCTGAACTCCATTAGCAAAAACGAAACATGGCTGACACCAAATCCCAGGGATTAGTTTTCCCCACCATCAACAGCAAGAAGAGAGCCGAGCACGACGACATAGACAACGAAGACTATGTTGCCGCCAAAAAGTCCATGTTGTTGTCCTCGGCTGCAGCTGCAGCCTGGGAAGACCCAGCCGCGGCATTAGCCAGTGCTCGCCATGAGTTTGGTGAGCACGGTGGTGTCAACATGTCGATTGAGGCCTCCGCCACGTTCACCGTGATGGAGCCCGAGACTCTTCGCAAAATGTTCTCCGGCGAGCTGGGTGCCAACCGCGACTTCTTCATCTACAGCCGCCACTTTAACCCTACCGTGCTCAATCTCAGTCGCCAGATGGCAGCCCTCGAGGGCACAGAGGCCGCCTACTGCACGTCCTCTGGGATGTCAGCCATATCCTCCGTCCTCCTCCAGCTCGTCAGCAGCGGGGAACACATTGTCGCCTCAAGAACCGTCTACGGAGGGACCCACGCCCTCATGTCCCACTTCTTCCCCAGGGCCTGCAACATAACGACGACGTTTGTGGACATCAACGACATGGACATGGTGAGGAATGCTATTGAGGTCGGGAAGACCAAGGTACTCTATTTCGAAGGCATGTCGAACCCGACTCTCACCGTCGCCAACATACCGGAGCTCAGCCGAATCGGCCACGAGAAGGGGGTCACGGTTGTGGTGGACAACACGTTTTCTCCCATGGTTCTCTCTCCGGTGAAGCTTGGTGCTGACGTTGTTGTTCACAGCATTTCCAAGTTTATTAGCGGCGGTGCTGATATTATTGCAGGTAAAAGTAGTAAATATTTTCCTTGTAGTTTGTTTGCGAGATTTTCTTTACCTTCTGCGGTTCGAAAACTATTGAATACGACAGTATATCGTCAATTATATGACTGGATTGGTAACGTGCAGTATCacataaaaaatttgatctaaagATGTTTATAAAAATGAAATCTAATAACGCTCACGAAGAGACTGAGTGTAAGATCATAATTTAGTGATTTTACGTAAATGCGTGCTAAGTACTTTTAATCTGTAGAATAAAATTTAGGACAAATAATTGGAATGATTCGTTTTTGACATTTAGTTGTAAAAttaatcagttttttttttaataacaatgGCATATTAATTAAGTGGTCGATAATAAATCGATTACATAAAGACCACAATCATATAATGACATGTAAAAACTGATCTTCTCTACAACCAAATATCAAATTATTTTAGTTAATTGTCCTAAATTTTATGAGTTTGCAAATGAAGCATATTGATGATAAAGGATAATACTAGGGAAATCAAaacttaagtgttaattaacctgtttattttcttatttggaaCACATAATTTGATTTGTAAAATTTTTTTGATCTCATTTACATTATAGGTTATATAATAAAAACATGGGGAGTTCAGACCGAAAAAAAAGTATGGACCGGGAGTAATACTTTTAGCGAGGTGGGGAAGGGACCGGTTTGGATTCATGCGAGGGTGTTACTTTTTCGACTCGTGATTCATGTCTTGTTATATTTAGATAGCAAGACAGGTGTTTCTGTTCGTTTTTGTTAGCTTGTGTTATTTTTAGATACCATAcgtttatgtttgtttgtgtttttgttagATATTGTTTGTTTGGTGTCGTTTTCCATCTGCAACCTTACTTCATGATTAACATGGGTGAGTTGAGGTAGGAATTGTATTCTTCTTACTAGAATATCTTATGCGATCCTTGATTTGATTTTTCACTGTTATTTTCCATGTTCACTGTAAGATTTCATGTGATGTTCtgtacaaaaattaaaagaaaaggtgaaacaaaaaatattaattcGAATAAAAGAGAACCATAATTTAAGTACTAATGTCATCGTCACATAATCTAAGATGTTATATTCACATTCTATCAATTTTTGTTTATCTAGTCATATTAGTTTAATATTTAATCACTTTTTTTTAATGCGTCATCTATTTTTTACCTTGGGAATTAAAACTTTTACAATTCTAACTTTTTGACAATTTTAGATCAAGATAAATATGTTTCGATCCTTCATTTCACCATTTAATATATAAGTTCTTAATGatttatgtataaatatattatcttcaaaaaatgaagaaaaataccactagaccgtccACCATTTCCAGCTAACATGATTTCTCATTATTTGTTAAACCCTTTCGTATTTTCTCTTTGGAAAGTAGCTTTTGTGATTAGCAACAAAATACTGAACTTTTTTGTGGCATAAATTTTTTGCAGGTGTTGTGTGCGGACCTGCAAGCCTGGTGAACTCAATGATGGACCTACACCAAGGCTCCCTGATGCTCCTGGGTCCCACAATGAATGCCAAGGTAGCATTTGAGCTCTCTGAGAGGATTCCCCACTTAGGGTTGAGAATGAAGGAGCACTGCCACAGGGCAATGGTTTATGCCCAAAGGATGAAGAAGATGGGCTTAAAAGTAATTTACCCAGGGCTCGACGACCACCCACAGCACGAGCTTCTCAAGGCCATGGGAAACAAAGATTACGGGTACGGAGGGCTTCTGTGTTTGGACATGGGGACTGAGGAAAGAGCCAACAGGCTCATGAATCTCTTGCAGAACTGCACACAGTTTGGGTTCATGGCTGTGAGCCTAGGGTACTATGAAACTCTAATGTCCTGCTCTGGAAGCAGCACAAGCAGTGAGATGAATGATGAGGAGAAGGCTCTGGCTGGGATCTCACCGGGGCTGGTGAGGATGTCGATCGGGTACATTGGGACGTTGGAGCAGAGGTGGAGCCAGTTTGAGAAGGCAATTTCTAGAATGCAGGAGTCTGGTTTGTTGAATAAGAAGTGAAAGTAAACATGTGTATTTTTCTGTGTTTTGTGGTGGGTCTATGAATAAGTCAAGTGTCTAAGAGCATATAGCTGTGTTGGTTGTTGCTCTTGTATAAAAAGATGTCTCCCTTGGCCAGTTTCGGACGATGAATCCTAACTATCCTTTGTGTAGTTCTAATATTGTTTCTATATTTTGCCTGAAtgcttttataaatttatgGCACCACCAATTTccatagagaaaaaaaatcctGAAACAGGGTGTCTCGCATATATAAGCTCATGTGCCGCTCGCATGATGCGTGAGAGCCagtttttactatttttatgCTCTAAAGATGTCATACGTTCCTATAACAATATTGGCCATGTGGGTGATCATATAATCACATGGAGCTTCTGGCCAAAATGGGCCATAATTAGGGAAAACAGATCTGTATTCTTTTGGTGCAGAAAGTTAAGTTGCAGCATCTGTTGCTTAATATAGGTTGTAAATTGGAATAGCCACAGAAACTTGGCTGTAGGGCACAAAGCTCCCAAGTACTTCAAATCCACCACCACCtaaaaattaggtttttttaGTAGTGGTTTCAAGTTGTCTATCGTCTTAGGACCGAAATCAAGATTGATGTCAGGAATCAGGATCCTTGTTCTCACTGGCTGCTGCAGTTTCCCTCTTTTTGGCGACCTGGGACAGTTGCTTACGTGTTGAAGAAACGTATGACGCTGTAAGTCACCTCATGTGTATTCATTCATTTACTTGGACTTAGGAACAGTCGTGAGgcgtttaaaattaaaattgattttgagcTGAAACTTGATTTTGGATTTAACTAATTGTCCATGATTACTTTTTGGGTAGAAGGCTTTTATCAAATTGGGTTTTAATTGATTGAGTTTTAATTGGTTGTCAAATAATTAGGTTTAGCAAAAACATTCACGAGCCCATCATGCGCTTGCAGCCACTAGTTATTCTCTAGCCCATTTGCATATCTTGTAGCATAAACATCTTATAGCAAAACTAGGGAAATTGAGCATAACATCTTATAGTATAACTGATGGTTACAAAGGGATACATTTTCACGCATGAAGATTGAGGAGGGCTAAGCCTTGATAACGGTTCGTGCTCTAAAGTGTTACACCACCAAGTTCTGATTTCTGCCACTTAGAGGAGACAAGTAGAAAGCAAGTAATTTGCACTACTCAAGTAGCAAGAGCATGAGGACGAGACTACCTTCTAGTGTTGAGTCTAGTAAGTTGAGTTTGCGTCAATCTCTTACATTTGTTTGAATAATAGTAGATTGTTTTTAGACTAGGAAAGTGTGCAAGGATGTTTTCCTGAGTGGTAGAGTTTTACCTCGTTAAATCGTTGTGCACTCTAAGTTGATTTTGAAGCTTCCAAGTTATTGTTGTAGTATAGTATTGATCTATCCTCGTGATTTAATATAAGACATGACTGTAATGCTATTTCGATCATGCGAACTAGTTTAGCGAAATTGAACTAGTTTATTTAAATTTGTGTACCATTCCACTGCATTTCCAAACCCACCTCCGGATCCCTTTTAGTTCTATGTTAGCAGCTTGAGTCTTCATTCTAGCCAATGTCGAATTGGTTTTCAGAATGGATACTTTGATTCTTTCTTATTGGGCACTTTGAGGCCCAAACAAGCATGTTCAGTTGTCCTTAAAGTTGTGGAAATAGTTTAAGGTGACTAGGAAAATGGATTGGACGCATATAGAACAAAGAGCGCAACCGCAATATTGAGGTAAGGAGAATGAAACCCATGAACTTGAGTGTAAAATTAAATGTAACCATTTTTGACTAAATAAAGCACAAATGATTATAAACATTTGTTGAGAATAAATCCTACATTGATGGGAGAAGAGATCTTGTATgaacttataagtaagttgagcTCTCCATATAGCTTATTGGTTTTATCATagaacctcaattttcttcattgtATCAAAGCAAGTTGTCCTGTATGTGGATTGCTTAGTAGCTATAAGTGCTCCACATCACCTGATTTGTGTTGTCCATACACGTGGGGGGCGTGCTAAGAGTAAAGTTCAACATCGCAGAAAGAatggaccttgcatgtgcttatatgTAATTGGGCAGCTCCCAATATTGcaaattgattttatggtggaacttcaactttctttatggtatcaAAGTATGTAAGTTGTTCTGCGTATGAAGCCCAATGGCTACATGTACTCCACGTCATCCCGTTGTGTCCATgtgttagacttgaaaattcgtcacatgtgagggggcatgttgagaatgaatctcgcATTGATGGGAGGAAGGGCTTTACATGAGTTTATAAGTAAGTTGTACTACTCTCCCAAATGGACAACTATCTGTTTTTTATTGTAGCAAGCTGCAAGTCCCGTGGATTATGATTAGTGTCCATCTTTAACTATTAGCTAGCAATTTTTTGTTGGGAGATTTACGATACCTCAATTAGAAGCTTCACTTttatattgtgataatcaagcggTTTTACATATACCTGGGAATCCAGTTTTTCATGAGAGGACACGAAATATTGAGATGAATTTTTTATTCGAGACAAAACAATTGATGGCACGACCACTACTTGACATATGGCGTCATTGCAACAACCAGTAGATGTTTTTACAAAACCCTTTGGGCAAGGAGAAGTTCTCGGTTATGATACGAAGTTGGGATTTCTCGACCTTCattctccaacttgaggggggtTGTTAAAAAAACCTCTTCCTTGTCTTACAAAAGTggcttgagccatctttacataAATCTGTTAACGCAATTTCCATCCACTAAAGGGTGAGTGTTAATTAGGTTCATTGAACAATTAGGCTAATTAAATCTTCTACATAGGTTCATTAACTCTTCTACATTAGATTTATTGTAGAAAGAGTAAATGTCGTGTATTTGCaattaatttatgtatttgtatttaTTATATGTTGTACATTTAAGGATAAGTGAAAAACAAGTTGAGCCAAATAAGTTTTTCTACGCAAGTGGCTCTTTACTACAGTGGAGGAAAGGAGTTGAGCCCTTGCATGATGGCGTGGGTTTAAATTTATCGGTgactaatttaacatctaatctaacaagatttatcgtttgacaaaaaaaaaaaagaaaaaaaaaacatttttctacAATATAGATCTCATTGCAGACAAACGGCACATTCATTTTCTGAGATAAGATCCAAAATAAGATTCCACACAAATCTTGCTATAAAAATCTTGTCATCACAAACGAGTTTGTTTCAAAAACGACATGCTCATCGTTCAATAATTGGCTGATGATATTGCCCCAAGGCACGTACAGGTACACCCAAACGACAAAAATAAAACTGATGAACCCACAAATTAATTGAGAAAGTAACCTTACATATATTAGGAATACTACCCCACCACTTAATGACAATGGCATCGCAAAAGATTTGCTCTGGACTTGACCAAATACCACCACTTAATTTGCTAAGACACGCAGACGACAAATGCCATGTATTATTTGTTAGGACAAAACATTTGCCATCGTTTCATCAAGGCTTCATTTGTGTCGTTCAATCCACGTCCGTTCTTTTAACTAGTTACTTAATTATGACTAGTTACTATCGTATGTAATTAATTGAAATGACTCTGAGTGCAGACAAACAAAGCAAAAATAAGTTGATGATGATCGGTGATGTTTTAGTGTTcgtttaaaagtgcttttaaaatagctGAAATTGCTTTTGaagcaaatattttttaaataaatccttaataaaaatgcaagtgaatcatggaaaaacacttgaaatacTTTTTACAAGAAAAACATAACTGATGCTTAttgcaagaagcactttaatgcttttggaatccaaaatcattttctctaaaaacgctttcaatcattttaaaaatacttccaaacGAACCCTTATATATTACAGTTGCCGATTATGTTATTAATCACCTCCCTTTTatagaaataacaacgtaaatctGATTTTCATTATGACTGGATGCAAAAAACTTGGCAGAAATACCATAAAAAAggatacaaattaaattatttattgtACATTAATGGAGCTTTTGACATCTACATGTAAGaataaatttatcaaaaaacATAAACCAACAGATGGAGCTCATAAACTACAAATCATACAAATATCAAAACTACAATTCAATAAGCAcaagaaccaaaataatttcTAGAAGCAGTCGAAGAAGAAGTTATAGCAGACTTCAAAAAATAGTGCAAACCTTGTCCTATATAATGTTTGGAAGTGTTAGTTCCTGGGGTTGTGATGTAATTTATTCCTTTTCTTTAGAAATCCCTTAACTAAAACAACTCAAATCTCTTTCTACAAGACTTCTCTGCACCAACAATAAATCACAACAGTTGGCTTTTAACAATTAGTTTCATACTCATATTCCAACACTTCAAACATTTGGGAAGTGAATAAGTACATCACAAAGCCACAAGCTAACTGTAGTTGGTTTAATGAGGCTATATTTGTACCTCTTTCATCTCAATTTTCTCAAATCTCATCTCTTAGACTATATATGTTTGTGTTAGTAAGGGTGAATCCGGTTAGGACTCTCCTTCTAGGGTTAGGTTTATTAAGCATAAGTACATCACACTTGATTAAACACTTtagggattttattttatttctctttaaaAGGATAAACGTGTCAATATAGAATTGATCCTATCAAGGAAGGGAATGAGCTTGATCATTCTCCCAAAAGGAAACTATGAGTATTATCCTTAATTTGCATGTGTTCGATACGCCATATGCATATATGTGCGTAGGGTCTCATCAAGAGAAAAGGCATATTCATCTGTAAGATAGGATCCAAAAAATGATTTCATACAAATCTTACTATAAAAATCTTGTCATCACGAACTTGTTTGGAAAACCGACATATTGTCATCGTCCAGCAATCAACATCTGACAAACATCGCTGGGTACAGGTACAAGCCAATCGACAAACATCAAACTGACGGACTCAGAAATTGATTGCAAAAGCAACTTTACGTGCAAAAGATTGatttggatttgactaaaacaTGCAGACGAAAAATaaaaggacaaggattgtctgcttTCCTATTTTCGGTGTCCTTCGGTGTCcttttgtttgtgtggtcacaattaaatcacgtcaacattttatattactattcatttttgtcttattatatctataaataaaaaaaacaatataaaatgttgacatggcttaatcatgaccacacaaaacagtaAGGCACATGAGGGTACCGGAattgggagggcagacaatccttgtccaaaaTAAAATGGGCATGTATCACACTTTAGTAATGGACAAAGTACTTCGCATCATCCTTATCAAAGCTTCATTCAgtttaggggtgggcacggtttGGTTCAGCCCAGTTCCACTCTCAAAATGGAACTAGAATAGGAAAATTTTAACGGTTCGGTTCGATTCATGACGGTTTCGGTTTGGTTCATACTTGTTTATGGTTCTAACCAAAATTatgtatatgtttttttttttctttctaattttctacttctaataccaaacacatatttCAACAACAAATTCAAGTAAATTTGAGTTTCCACTACTAG
Coding sequences:
- the LOC137712577 gene encoding methionine gamma-lyase-like produces the protein MADTKSQGLVFPTINSKKRAEHDDIDNEDYVAAKKSMLLSSAAAAAWEDPAAALASARHEFGEHGGVNMSIEASATFTVMEPETLRKMFSGELGANRDFFIYSRHFNPTVLNLSRQMAALEGTEAAYCTSSGMSAISSVLLQLVSSGEHIVASRTVYGGTHALMSHFFPRACNITTTFVDINDMDMVRNAIEVGKTKVLYFEGMSNPTLTVANIPELSRIGHEKGVTVVVDNTFSPMVLSPVKLGADVVVHSISKFISGGADIIAGVVCGPASLVNSMMDLHQGSLMLLGPTMNAKVAFELSERIPHLGLRMKEHCHRAMVYAQRMKKMGLKVIYPGLDDHPQHELLKAMGNKDYGYGGLLCLDMGTEERANRLMNLLQNCTQFGFMAVSLGYYETLMSCSGSSTSSEMNDEEKALAGISPGLVRMSIGYIGTLEQRWSQFEKAISRMQESGLLNKK